In one window of Pseudobdellovibrionaceae bacterium DNA:
- a CDS encoding Smr/MutS family protein — MNELKSLDWQSLLETLKGHATSEEGRTKLASTAPLSSEAQAIESFNEIDEARSVLAHGRRPFMESLDLFPTWHQRLERNATLKPMELRDVRHFCLEAIALHETLKPFSSPWVTQVFKQLMKADEPLSAIDQIMTPDGDIRKDASETLFNLSKEKENHIRNIQNTLDKLVKSHDMDHVLQDKYVTNREGRWVLPIKSGMQHSFEGIIHASSQSKQTVFMEPKEIVPVNNRLRQVDAEIEAEVERLLVQLSGFLSSLQTDFKKTKELMVQSDVRLAQGQLASRLNASACEFSKDTIELHGVRHPLLVLQNEAVIPNSVVVDRKNHVLLLSGPNAGGKTVLLKSIGLAAQMARCGLPICTDEPSTLPFFHRLFVAVGDSQSVDAHLSTFAAHLRLLDEATQVAGDQDLILVDEICGATDPEEGAALARSFIQAFSRAGAFAVITSHLGALKSGWEDTSGVVNGSLEFDNERGPTYRFLMGVPGQSLAIQTAKRVGVKPEIIEAALEHLSPERKKYHESVKEIEKMKQQLSQLQDQFLEKSRQAEKERLQYERLRKQFEHDREQMLGRTIERAEKKVETMIQHAKVDEVFKRHGELQKVKADLPEVVKTPTSQQQKIESAEDFTRAFPPGTKVFAPSIAKDAVVQSRPNSKGEVVILAGPMRVTVLWNQLKPPHHATNPTQEILRHTKHYSVSPAEGDRVVDLRGLSVEEAISQLEIQLDKAALGQEDRIKIVHGHGTESLKKGIRTYLSRSVYVKKWYAGNSESGGGDGLTWAELA, encoded by the coding sequence GTGAACGAATTAAAATCTCTTGATTGGCAGTCGCTTTTAGAAACACTTAAAGGACATGCAACCAGCGAAGAAGGACGCACAAAACTAGCGTCCACGGCCCCATTGAGCTCTGAAGCCCAGGCCATAGAAAGCTTTAATGAAATTGACGAAGCGCGATCTGTGTTGGCGCACGGGCGACGTCCATTTATGGAAAGCTTGGATCTGTTTCCCACATGGCATCAACGCCTTGAAAGAAATGCCACGCTTAAACCCATGGAGCTTCGCGATGTTAGGCATTTTTGCCTAGAGGCCATTGCTTTACATGAAACGCTAAAGCCCTTTTCATCACCCTGGGTGACTCAGGTTTTTAAACAGCTGATGAAAGCCGATGAACCCCTTTCAGCCATTGATCAAATCATGACTCCTGATGGCGATATCCGAAAAGATGCCAGTGAAACCCTTTTTAATTTGTCGAAGGAAAAAGAAAACCACATTCGAAACATTCAAAATACCTTAGATAAATTGGTCAAGAGCCATGACATGGATCACGTCCTTCAAGACAAGTACGTGACCAACCGTGAAGGCCGATGGGTTTTACCTATAAAAAGTGGCATGCAACACAGCTTTGAGGGGATCATCCATGCCTCAAGCCAAAGCAAACAAACGGTTTTCATGGAGCCTAAAGAAATCGTGCCCGTAAATAACCGTCTGCGACAGGTCGATGCTGAAATCGAAGCGGAAGTGGAACGATTATTGGTTCAGCTTTCGGGGTTTTTAAGCTCACTGCAAACGGATTTCAAAAAAACCAAAGAGTTAATGGTGCAATCCGATGTGCGATTAGCCCAGGGTCAATTAGCCTCTCGCCTCAACGCTAGTGCCTGTGAGTTTTCAAAAGATACCATTGAACTGCACGGCGTGCGCCACCCGCTTTTGGTCTTACAAAATGAAGCGGTCATTCCTAATAGCGTGGTCGTTGATCGCAAAAACCACGTATTGCTTCTCTCAGGGCCCAACGCTGGTGGTAAAACTGTACTTCTTAAATCTATTGGTCTTGCTGCCCAAATGGCTCGCTGCGGACTCCCCATTTGCACGGATGAACCTTCAACCCTGCCGTTTTTTCATCGGCTGTTTGTGGCCGTGGGTGATTCGCAAAGTGTTGACGCTCATCTTAGCACGTTTGCAGCCCACCTAAGGCTTCTTGATGAGGCCACACAAGTGGCGGGAGATCAGGATCTGATTTTAGTGGATGAGATTTGTGGGGCCACCGATCCCGAAGAAGGTGCGGCTCTAGCCAGAAGTTTTATTCAAGCCTTTTCTCGCGCCGGAGCCTTTGCCGTGATCACCTCCCATTTGGGCGCACTTAAATCGGGGTGGGAAGACACTTCGGGCGTGGTGAATGGCAGCCTTGAGTTTGACAATGAGCGGGGTCCCACTTATCGATTCTTAATGGGTGTGCCGGGGCAATCACTGGCCATTCAAACGGCAAAGAGAGTGGGCGTAAAACCAGAAATTATTGAAGCTGCGCTTGAGCACCTAAGCCCTGAGAGAAAAAAATATCACGAGAGTGTTAAAGAAATTGAAAAAATGAAGCAACAGCTCAGTCAGTTGCAAGACCAATTTCTTGAAAAATCCCGGCAGGCAGAAAAAGAACGCCTCCAATACGAGCGATTGCGAAAGCAGTTTGAACATGACCGGGAGCAAATGCTCGGCCGCACCATAGAGCGGGCCGAGAAAAAAGTCGAAACCATGATTCAACATGCAAAAGTGGACGAAGTTTTTAAAAGGCACGGTGAGCTACAAAAAGTGAAAGCTGATCTTCCAGAAGTAGTGAAAACTCCAACTAGCCAGCAACAAAAAATTGAATCCGCAGAAGACTTCACAAGGGCCTTTCCGCCAGGCACGAAGGTCTTTGCACCGAGTATTGCAAAAGACGCTGTGGTGCAAAGCCGGCCAAACAGCAAGGGCGAAGTGGTCATTCTCGCAGGTCCCATGCGAGTCACTGTTCTTTGGAATCAATTGAAGCCCCCGCACCATGCGACGAATCCCACGCAAGAGATTTTGCGACACACAAAACACTATTCCGTTTCTCCAGCTGAAGGCGATCGCGTCGTGGACCTTCGCGGACTTTCAGTGGAAGAGGCCATTTCACAACTTGAAATTCAGCTGGATAAAGCAGCTCTCGGCCAAGAAGATCGCATTAAAATTGTGCACGGACACGGCACAGAGTCGCTCAAAAAAGGCATTCGCACCTATTTATCAAGAAGTGTTTATGTTAAAAAATGGTATGCGGGAAATAGCGAATCTGGTGGCGGTGACGGGTTGACCTGGGCCGAGTTGGCCTAA